Proteins encoded together in one Microplitis mediator isolate UGA2020A chromosome 7, iyMicMedi2.1, whole genome shotgun sequence window:
- the LOC130671665 gene encoding 26S proteasome non-ATPase regulatory subunit 13, which produces MAVATGSKDVNTFLSQRQNVTDKELAADWAQLEELYNKKLWHQLTLKLETFVKHPALQKGDSLVQLYKNFLSTFENKINALSFVEILAHVIEQFTNKEEAVEFLEKTEPKVTNNNEAIALCKVLQGQILLDKLHDEDKTKKIIDDVETMLDNADGITTVHGRFYLLASRLYRLQGKHAEYYRTALRYLGCIDLSTLSKQEQEQHAFFLGLAALLGDGVYNIGELLAHPVLQSLKGTPNSWLIDLLQAFNAGDIAALEKLKSQWAKVADLAAQELKLRQKISLLCLMEMTFKRQANNRQLTFAEISQETRLPINEVELLVMKALAQGLVRGAIDQVAGTVNMTWVQPRVLDRTQIASMVQQLDHWCKDVNTMENLLESRATEILTL; this is translated from the exons ATGGCAGTCGCTACAGGGTCCAAAGAtgttaatacatttttaagtCAAAGACAAAATGTCACAGATAAAGAATTAGCCGCTGATTGGGCTCAATTAGAAGagctttataataaaaa GCTTTGGCACCAGCTTACTTTAAAATTAGAGACTTTTGTAAAGCATCCAGCACTCCAAAAAGGCGACAGTCTtgtacaattgtataaaaatttcttatcaaCATTCGAAAATAA aatAAATGCTTTATCTTTTGTGGAGATATTAGCCCATGTTATTGaacaatttacaaataaagaaGAAGCTGttgaatttttagaaaaaactGAGCCCAAAGTAACCAATAATAATGAAGCAATTGCATTATGTAAAGTATTACAAGGACAAATTCTTTTGGATAAACTTCATGATGAagacaaaactaaaaaaataatcgatgaTGTTGAGACAATGCTTGATAACGCTGATGGTATTACTACAGTTCATGGAAGATTTTATCTTTTAGCTAGCAGATTATATCGATTGCAAGGAAAACATGCTGAATATTACCGCACAGCATTAAG atatctGGGCTGTATTGATTTAAGTACTTTGTCTAAACAAGAACAAGAGCAGCACGCATTTTTCTTAGGTTTAGCTGCTCTTCTAGGAGATGGAGTTTATAATATCGGTGAATTATTAGCTCATCCAGTGTTACAATCACTCAAGGGTACACCAAACTCTTGGCTTATTGATCTTCTTCAAGCATTTAATGCTGGTGACATTGCGgcattagaaaaattaaagtcaCAATGGGCTAAAGTAGCTGATTTAGCAGCACAAGAATTAAAACTAAGGCAAAAAATATCACTTCTTTGTCTCATGGAAATGACATTCAAAAGACAGGCCAATAATCG cCAACTTACATTTGCTGAAATTTCACAAGAGACTCGATTACCAATCAATGAAGTTGAATTATTAGTTATGAAAGCACTTGCTCAAGGTCTTGTTCGTGGTGCTATTGATCAGGTAGCAGGCACTGTCAATATGACTTGGGTTCAACCGCGTGTGCTAGATCGTACTCAAATTGCTAGTATGGTTCAACAACTCGATCATTGGTGTAAAGACGTAAATACAATGGAAAATCTACTTGAATCCCGTGCAACAGAAATCTTAactctttaa
- the LOC130671556 gene encoding SID1 transmembrane family member 1-like, with protein sequence MYIFLMLTSLFYLVGAVDVTSKNLISSLNPEVITANYGDQNIKTINSSLEYVFLYPDTDNNDTARINVQSNATSEKPLLVVVKQKKGILSWQIPLLIDSKNTNPLWYNKTSRTLCSSKYYNQLNKIELDINNVIVSIFTSSESPLSFNLTVVLENDFYLTLGESREVTISPSEPRYYGYNFSDQVESGSVLMKIESESDTCMTVSIQDATCPVFDLERNIQFSRYWQTVSQLGGITVPKEIYPNGFFVVLVLKGDDMDCVGQIGSIMRYKKLKLSITPNITKKEGIKAASVALIIGIAFCCFYIIGVVTHNVRLRRQLRRQLTDESETLSRPEELLTPEIEEAGPRYDDTLNEDSSLDEDDIDMLDDAFSDKEIIRTKRVLAVSDLARKDPKILRHKSRLYLYYLGTIAVFYALPVVQLVATYQNVLHVTGNQDLCYYNFFCSHPFFGFSDFNHVFSNFAYVLLGLLFILLTYVREQNDLEHEEKKKSYGIPQHYGLFYAMGTALMMEGLLSACYHVCPNHTNFQFDTSFMYIISVLCMVKIYQTRHPDINARATVTFAVLALMIFLGTVGVLNGSNYFWIIFTILHLLICLLLTAQIYYMGRWKFDRGLTQRVIMTFKHDARAGVTHLLRPMYAGRLILLVIANFCNVAIAVLGNMHHEKDFATFLLAVLMLNLLLYTFFYIVMKVCYRERILLQPLCYIVLSFITWGFALYFFINKSVSWSLLPAQSRHFNMPCKLLNFFDFHDIWHFLSALAMFFSFMVLLTLDDDLEDTHRSQIPIF encoded by the exons ATGTATATCTTCTTGATGCTCACCAGCTTATTTTATCTGGTAGGAGCAGTTGATgttacttcaaaaaatttaatatcatcaCTTAATCCTGAAGTTATTACAGCAAATTATGGagatcaaaatataaaaacaataaattcatCACTAGAGTATGTCTTTCTTTATCCTGATACAGAT aataatgATACAGCGAGAATAAATGTACAAAGTAATGCCACTTCCGAAAAACCTTTACTAGTTgttgtaaaacaaaaaaaaggtaTTTTATCATGGCAAATACCACTACTGATTGACAGCAAAAATACTAATCCACTATGGTACAATAAAACTAGCCGAACACTATGTtcatcaaaatattataatcaattaaataaaattgaattggATATTAATAATGTTATTGTCAGTATTTTCACTAGTAGTGAATCACCACTTTCTTTTAACCTGACTGTAGTACtggaaaatgatttttatttgac tttggGAGAGAGTCGAGAAGTAACTATATCTCCGTCTGAACCAAGATATTATGGGTATAATTTTTCTGATCAAGTTGAAAGTGGATcagttttaatgaaaattgaatCCGAAAGTGATACGTGTATGACTGTTTCGATACAAGACGCAACt tgtCCAGTTTTTGATTTAGAaagaaatattcaattttctcGATACTGGCAAACTGTATCACAGTTAGGTGGTATAACAGTCCCC AAAGAAATATATCCAAATGGATTTTTTGTGGTGCTTGTATTAAAAGGGGATGATATGGATTGTGTTGGTCAAATAGGATCAATAATgcgatataaaaaattaaaattatcaataacacctaatataacaaaaaaagaaGGTATAAAAGCTGCATCGGTTGCTTTGATTATTGGAATAGctttttgttgtttttacATAATTGGTGTTGTAACGCACAATGTTCGTCTCCGTCGACAATTACGTCGACAATTAACAGACGAGTCAGAAACTCTTTCCCGACCAGAAGAACTTCTTACTCCTGAAATAGAAGag GCCGGTCCTCGTTATGATGACACCCTTAACGAGGATTCGTCATTAGATGAAGATGATATTGACATGTTAGATGATGCTTTTTCTGATAAAGAAATAATTCGTACGAAAAGAGTGTTGGCTGTGTCTGATTTAGCTCGAAAAGATCCAAAGATTCTTCGACATAAATCACGACTTTACTTGTATTATCTTGGTACAATAGCGGTATTTTATGCTTTACCTGTAGTTCAATTAGTCGCGACTTATCAAAATGTTTTGCACGTTACTGGAAATCAAGACTTGTGTTATTATAACTTCTTTTGCTCACATCCATTTTTCGGGTTTTCCGATTTTAATCATGTCTTCTCGAATTTCGCTTATGTATTATTGGGTCTGTTGTTTATTCTTTTGACGTACGTCAGAGAGCAAAACGATCTTGAACatgaagaaaagaaaaaaagttatggtaTCCCACAACATTATGGATTATTTTATGCAATGGGTACAGCTCTTATGATGGAAGGATTACTTTCTGCTTGTTATCACGTGTGTCCAAATCATACTAATTTTCAATttg atacaagttttatgtatattatttcTGTACTATgtatggtaaaaatttatcaaactcGACATCCCGATATAAATGCACGTGCTACAGTAACTTTTGCAGTACTTgctttaatgatttttttgggAACTGTTGGTGTATTAAATGgctctaattatttttggattattttcacaattttacatttattaatatgtCTTTTATTAACGgctcaaatttattatatggGTAGATGGAAATTTGATAGAGGTTTAACTCAACGAGTAATAATG ACATTCAAACATGATGCACGAGCTGGTGTTACTCATCTTTTAAGACCAATGTACGCTGGAAGATTGATATTACTTGTAATTGCAAATTTCTGTAATGTTGCAATAGCTGTATTGGGTAATATGCATCATGAAAAAGATTTTGCAACATTTTTATTAGCTGTACTCATGCTTAATCTACTTCtctacacatttttttatattgtcatgaaa gtGTGTTATCGCGAACGAATTTTACTTCAACCATTGTGTTATATAGTATTGTCATTTATAACATGGGGATTtgctctttatttttttattaataaatcagtcTCATGGTCATTATTACCAGCACAGTCACGGCACTTTAATATGccatgtaaattattaaatttctttgaTTTTCATGATATCTGGCATTTTCTTTCTGCTCTTGCTATGTTCTTTTCATTTATGGTATTATTGACACTTGATGACGATCTAGAAGACACGCACAGAAGTCAAATACctattttttaa